In a genomic window of Egibacteraceae bacterium:
- the tatB gene encoding Sec-independent protein translocase protein TatB has product MSGVLAFSTPGFWELLTLAVLALLIFGPERLPGMARNAGRMIARFKREAAETLDELKRAAEIDELRGVADELRATGTELHRTAVLAPPAGVTDGDGQWVTSVEAAGPPPFDPDAT; this is encoded by the coding sequence GTGAGCGGCGTGCTGGCGTTCAGCACCCCGGGGTTCTGGGAGCTGCTCACCCTCGCCGTGCTCGCACTGCTCATCTTCGGGCCTGAGCGCCTGCCGGGCATGGCGCGCAACGCCGGCCGGATGATCGCCCGGTTCAAGCGTGAGGCGGCGGAAACGCTCGACGAGCTGAAGCGCGCCGCCGAGATCGACGAGCTCCGTGGGGTCGCCGACGAGCTGCGGGCCACCGGCACGGAGCTGCACCGCACCGCCGTGCTCGCCCCGCCTGCGGGGGTCACCGACGGCGACGGGCAGTGGGTGACGAGCGTGGAGGCGGCCGGACCGCCGCCGTTCGATCCTGACGCGACGTGA
- a CDS encoding Mrp/NBP35 family ATP-binding protein: MPTTERVLQALAGVPDPDVGKPITELGMVDDVVVEGDSVRVGVLLTVPRHPAKDELTREVGAALTALDDVASVKVELRAMTDEQRAAYIAKVRPQRSGAGGDPVIPFAQMDSTTRVLAVASGKGGVGKSSITANLAVALAQSGKKVGVLDADIWGYSIPRMLGVTGRPVAFDNMVLPLRAHGCKVISIGFFVDAERPVIWRGPMLHRALQQFLADVFWGDLDFLVCDLPPGTGDIAISLAQMLPNADMLIVTTPQQAAQRVALRAGQTTAQTGMRIGGVIENMAVFVAPDTGKEYRIFGEGGGKLLAAELDTDLLGSVPIDPRLREGADAGVPLVVSHPDSPASKVLRDIASRLSAQKASLVGKSLPLMG, translated from the coding sequence GTGCCGACCACCGAGCGGGTCCTGCAGGCCCTGGCCGGGGTTCCCGACCCGGACGTCGGCAAGCCCATCACCGAGCTCGGCATGGTCGACGACGTCGTCGTCGAAGGGGACAGCGTGCGGGTCGGCGTCCTCCTCACCGTCCCGCGTCACCCCGCCAAGGACGAGCTCACCCGGGAGGTCGGGGCGGCCCTCACCGCCCTCGACGACGTCGCGAGCGTGAAGGTCGAGCTGCGCGCGATGACCGACGAGCAGCGCGCCGCCTACATCGCGAAGGTCCGCCCGCAGCGGTCCGGGGCGGGGGGGGATCCCGTCATCCCGTTCGCCCAGATGGACTCGACCACGCGGGTGCTGGCCGTGGCCAGCGGCAAGGGCGGCGTCGGCAAGTCGTCGATCACGGCCAACCTCGCGGTTGCGCTAGCCCAGTCGGGCAAGAAGGTCGGCGTCCTCGACGCCGACATCTGGGGGTACTCGATCCCGCGGATGCTCGGGGTCACCGGACGGCCCGTCGCATTCGACAACATGGTGCTGCCGCTGCGCGCCCACGGGTGCAAGGTCATCTCGATCGGGTTCTTCGTCGATGCCGAGCGCCCCGTGATCTGGCGCGGGCCGATGCTGCACCGCGCGCTGCAGCAGTTCCTCGCCGACGTGTTCTGGGGCGATCTCGACTTCCTCGTCTGCGACCTGCCACCGGGCACCGGCGACATCGCGATCTCCCTCGCCCAGATGCTGCCGAACGCCGACATGCTGATCGTCACGACCCCGCAGCAGGCCGCCCAGCGGGTGGCCCTGCGCGCGGGGCAGACGACCGCGCAGACGGGGATGCGCATCGGCGGGGTGATCGAGAACATGGCGGTGTTCGTCGCCCCCGACACCGGCAAGGAGTACCGCATCTTCGGCGAGGGCGGCGGCAAGCTCCTCGCCGCCGAGCTCGACACCGACCTGCTCGGCTCCGTGCCCATCGACCCCCGCCTGCGGGAGGGCGCCGACGCCGGCGTCCCCCTGGTGGTGTCCCACCCCGACTCCCCGGCGAGCAAGGTGCTGCGCGACATCGCGTCGCGGCTCTCCGCCCAGAAGGCGTCGCTCGTCGGCAAGTCGCTGCCCCTCATGGGCTGA
- a CDS encoding TldD/PmbA family protein: protein MREEAETALDEAVAAGAEYADVRAVLDETESVSVQDTRVEGVERQTSRGVGVRVLVGGSWGFAGTPRLERRGLQAAARTAVALARASATTQRTPVRLTPAEVMRGSWATPHATDPFAVDLGDKLALLLAATAAARTVAGLTLARASFDAWRTTKWFRSSEGSAIDQTILQVSGGVDCVAVRDGQVQSRSFPNSFRGYAGTGGWEDITALRLAEQAPRYAEEAVALLSAPDLPADVATVVVDANQLALQIHESVGHPIELDRILGWEAAYAGTSFLSPTDAGSLRYGSPLVNLTLDTTTPKALGTYGYDDEGVPAGRHPLVVDGVLRDFLTSRETAPRVSESARSNGTMRADSWATLPLIRMTNIHLEPGEGSLGELLEDTGEGVFLTTNRSWSIDDKRVNFTFGCEAAYEIRGGRLGRLYRNPTYTGRTTEFWGSCDAIAGPGEWTVHGTPNCGKGQPPQTARVAHGTAPARFRNVQVGTS, encoded by the coding sequence ATGCGGGAGGAGGCCGAGACCGCCCTCGACGAGGCCGTGGCGGCCGGCGCGGAGTACGCCGACGTCCGGGCGGTCCTCGACGAGACGGAGTCGGTCTCCGTCCAGGACACCCGGGTGGAGGGCGTCGAGCGCCAGACGAGCCGAGGTGTCGGCGTGCGGGTGCTCGTTGGCGGTTCGTGGGGCTTCGCGGGCACTCCCCGCCTCGAGCGCAGGGGCCTGCAGGCGGCCGCCCGCACCGCCGTCGCGCTCGCCCGGGCGAGCGCGACGACGCAGCGGACCCCGGTGCGCCTCACGCCGGCCGAGGTCATGCGGGGCTCGTGGGCGACGCCGCACGCCACCGACCCGTTCGCCGTGGACCTCGGCGACAAGCTCGCGCTGCTGCTGGCGGCCACTGCCGCAGCCCGGACGGTTGCCGGCCTTACCCTCGCGCGGGCGAGCTTCGACGCCTGGCGCACGACGAAGTGGTTCCGCTCGAGCGAGGGGTCCGCCATCGACCAGACCATCCTCCAGGTGAGCGGGGGCGTGGACTGCGTGGCCGTGCGCGACGGGCAGGTGCAGTCACGCTCCTTCCCGAACTCCTTCCGCGGCTACGCGGGGACGGGCGGGTGGGAGGACATCACCGCCCTGCGCCTGGCCGAGCAGGCGCCCCGCTACGCCGAGGAGGCCGTCGCGCTGCTGTCCGCCCCCGACCTGCCCGCCGACGTCGCGACGGTCGTCGTCGACGCGAACCAGCTCGCCCTGCAGATCCACGAGTCGGTCGGGCACCCGATCGAGCTCGACCGCATCCTCGGGTGGGAGGCCGCGTACGCGGGCACCTCGTTCCTGTCCCCGACCGACGCGGGTTCCCTGCGCTACGGTTCCCCGCTCGTCAACCTCACGCTCGACACGACGACCCCCAAGGCGCTCGGGACGTACGGGTACGACGACGAGGGCGTGCCCGCGGGGCGCCACCCTCTCGTCGTCGACGGGGTGCTCCGCGACTTCCTCACCAGTCGGGAGACCGCGCCACGAGTGTCGGAGTCGGCGCGGAGCAACGGCACGATGCGCGCCGACTCGTGGGCCACCCTGCCGCTCATCAGGATGACGAACATCCATCTCGAGCCGGGCGAGGGCAGCCTTGGCGAGCTCCTCGAGGACACCGGCGAGGGGGTGTTCCTCACGACCAACCGCTCGTGGTCCATCGACGACAAGCGGGTGAACTTCACCTTCGGCTGCGAGGCCGCCTACGAGATCCGCGGCGGGCGGCTCGGGCGGCTTTACCGCAATCCCACCTACACCGGGCGCACGACGGAGTTCTGGGGGTCGTGCGACGCCATCGCCGGGCCCGGGGAGTGGACGGTGCACGGGACGCCGAACTGCGGGAAGGGCCAGCCGCCCCAGACGGCGAGGGTCGCGCACGGCACGGCACCGGCGCGGTTTCGCAACGTGCAGGTCGGGACGTCGTGA
- a CDS encoding sigma-70 family RNA polymerase sigma factor, whose translation MAARARVLHSRRRPRHGEPAEAEPHGRAPSAPESKALPEDLLSLYFAELRKVRLLTSEEESSLARQIEAGREAEARLADEGAQLDVTTRAELCEQATQGREAFDSFVSANLRLVVAEATKFGRRSHLDLDELIQEGNLGLIRAVEKFDWRRGLRFSTYATWWIQKALQRGTAQHERTIRLPAGVHASLLKVRAAQSRLWGELGRAPCMAELAEATNLSGDEVRDALAADLAVLSLDKPVSDEDDSCEWGGMLARATDSPHEEVVDRLFVEDVLATGRRELPERSWYVLCRRYELEGHEAKTLVELGKELGVSRETVRTIEQQALGQLLRALQRPSLPAGGTGPVLHGEPPANVPVHAGH comes from the coding sequence ATGGCGGCCCGCGCGCGCGTGCTTCACAGCCGGCGGAGGCCCCGACACGGTGAGCCCGCGGAGGCGGAGCCGCACGGTCGTGCCCCAAGTGCCCCGGAGAGCAAGGCGCTGCCCGAGGACCTGCTGAGCCTCTACTTCGCCGAGCTGCGCAAGGTGCGGCTGTTGACGTCGGAGGAGGAGAGCAGCCTGGCCCGCCAGATCGAAGCCGGCCGGGAGGCCGAGGCCCGCCTTGCCGACGAGGGGGCCCAACTCGATGTGACAACCCGGGCTGAGCTCTGCGAACAGGCAACGCAGGGCCGGGAGGCGTTCGACAGCTTCGTGTCGGCCAACCTGCGCCTCGTGGTGGCGGAGGCGACGAAGTTCGGCCGCCGGTCGCACCTCGACCTGGACGAGCTGATCCAGGAGGGCAACCTCGGGCTCATCCGGGCGGTCGAGAAGTTCGACTGGCGGCGTGGGCTGCGCTTCTCCACCTACGCCACCTGGTGGATCCAGAAGGCGCTGCAGCGCGGCACGGCCCAGCACGAACGCACGATCCGGCTGCCCGCCGGCGTGCACGCGAGCCTCCTGAAGGTCCGTGCCGCCCAGTCGCGCCTGTGGGGCGAGCTCGGCCGAGCCCCCTGCATGGCCGAGCTCGCCGAGGCCACCAACCTCTCCGGGGACGAGGTCCGCGACGCGCTGGCGGCCGACCTGGCCGTCCTGTCCCTCGACAAGCCAGTGAGCGACGAGGACGACTCCTGCGAGTGGGGCGGGATGCTCGCGCGGGCGACGGACTCCCCTCACGAGGAGGTGGTCGACCGGCTCTTCGTGGAGGACGTGCTCGCGACCGGCAGGCGGGAGCTGCCCGAGCGCAGCTGGTACGTGCTGTGCCGGCGCTACGAGCTGGAGGGCCACGAGGCCAAGACGCTCGTCGAGCTCGGCAAGGAGCTCGGGGTGTCGCGCGAGACTGTCCGCACGATCGAGCAGCAGGCGCTGGGACAGCTGCTGCGCGCGCTCCAGCGACCTTCCCTGCCCGCCGGCGGCACTGGCCCCGTCCTGCACGGCGAGCCCCCCGCGAACGTTCCCGTCCACGCCGGACACTAG
- a CDS encoding NUDIX domain-containing protein: protein MGANAAPEVAVGAVCVRDGRLLLVQRARGSHAGRWAVPGGRVEAGESLAAAVTRELAEETGLRGRVTGLCGVAERCVDGHHWVILNHWVAVGPGEPVAADDAAAVRWAGRDALASLDAVPLLVEFLTDHGVLARLR from the coding sequence ATGGGGGCAAACGCAGCGCCGGAGGTGGCGGTTGGGGCCGTCTGCGTGCGCGACGGACGCCTCCTGCTCGTGCAGCGCGCGCGGGGCAGCCACGCGGGCAGGTGGGCGGTCCCCGGGGGCCGGGTCGAGGCGGGCGAGTCCCTGGCGGCGGCCGTCACCCGCGAGCTCGCCGAGGAGACGGGCCTGCGCGGCAGGGTCACCGGCCTCTGCGGCGTCGCCGAACGCTGCGTCGACGGCCACCACTGGGTGATCCTCAACCACTGGGTCGCCGTCGGCCCCGGCGAGCCCGTCGCCGCAGACGACGCCGCGGCGGTGCGATGGGCCGGGCGCGACGCACTCGCCTCCCTCGACGCCGTGCCGCTGCTCGTGGAGTTCCTCACCGACCACGGCGTCCTCGCCCGACTGCGCTGA
- a CDS encoding phosphatase PAP2 family protein, whose product MRSRHRSAVAAGIGAAVLAGSAAALRQPTLQRADVRAGDAVRRAGSPVLDRVVSATTDLGSMYAVAGMAAALAVAGRREAAADVLGTGTLAWTVAQSSKTRVGRLRPYEADGVRRLVRPPAGSSFPSGHAAVAMAVMSVLAGHLRPAAVALPPAVGAYVALSRVYVGVHYPTDVIGGAGLGLVVGGLWSGLVGRRWRRARPRVSP is encoded by the coding sequence GTGAGGTCGCGCCACCGGTCGGCGGTGGCGGCGGGGATCGGCGCGGCAGTGCTCGCCGGGTCCGCGGCCGCCTTGCGGCAGCCGACGCTCCAGCGCGCCGACGTGCGCGCCGGTGACGCGGTGCGGCGGGCCGGCTCACCGGTCCTCGACCGGGTCGTGAGCGCCACGACCGACCTCGGGTCGATGTACGCGGTGGCGGGGATGGCCGCGGCGCTCGCCGTCGCCGGCCGGCGCGAGGCGGCCGCCGACGTGCTCGGGACCGGCACGCTCGCCTGGACCGTCGCGCAGTCGAGCAAGACCCGCGTCGGTCGGCTGCGCCCCTACGAGGCCGACGGTGTGCGAAGGCTCGTCCGGCCGCCGGCGGGCTCGTCGTTCCCCTCTGGCCACGCCGCGGTCGCCATGGCCGTCATGAGCGTGCTGGCCGGTCACCTCCGGCCCGCGGCGGTGGCGCTGCCACCCGCCGTCGGGGCCTACGTTGCCCTGTCACGGGTCTACGTCGGTGTCCACTACCCGACCGACGTCATCGGCGGGGCGGGGCTGGGCCTCGTCGTTGGTGGCCTGTGGAGCGGCCTGGTCGGCCGCCGCTGGCGGCGCGCCCGCCCCCGAGTCAGCCCATGA
- a CDS encoding TldD/PmbA family protein, whose amino-acid sequence MTLPLLGADGCERLALPALARDGAAAVEVVVHRTVGGVTRFANSEVHQNTWAEDVLVNVRVVTPDGRVGVAGAHTDDRREVAAATERAHELARVSTVDGAFPGLAPPAVTAGVQADAATLDATPAQRAAAVRKVLASTPAGLRAAGAYTTGGAELAVFTSAGQRAYTPLSVAQLTLVVDGPSSSGYAEQGGRTTEAIDAEAVARNAVGKARAGAKPVTVAPGDWPVVLEPAATGTLVQFLAYLGFGAKAYLEGRAFTSGRMGARVVAPEVSIVDDALSPDTVGFPFDFEGTPKERVELLRGGVVWGVVHDRFTAAQAGVASTGHGLLAPNPYGPLALNPVMTPGEGGRIDELVAGCERGLLVTRFHYANVIEPMETLLTGMTRDGTFLIENGRLSAGVRNLRFTQSVLGALREVDAVSSETAYASELFLAGSLFPALRLPAFTFTGTTTFG is encoded by the coding sequence GTGACCCTCCCCCTGCTCGGAGCCGACGGCTGCGAGCGCCTCGCCTTGCCGGCTCTCGCGCGTGACGGAGCGGCCGCAGTGGAGGTGGTCGTGCACCGCACCGTCGGGGGGGTGACACGCTTCGCGAACTCCGAGGTGCACCAGAACACCTGGGCGGAGGACGTGCTCGTCAACGTGCGCGTCGTCACGCCCGACGGACGCGTCGGGGTCGCGGGCGCGCACACCGACGATCGCCGGGAGGTCGCCGCAGCCACCGAACGGGCACACGAGCTCGCGCGGGTTTCGACGGTGGACGGCGCGTTCCCCGGCCTCGCACCACCCGCCGTCACCGCCGGGGTGCAGGCCGACGCCGCCACGCTCGACGCGACGCCCGCCCAACGGGCAGCCGCCGTGCGCAAGGTGCTCGCCTCGACGCCGGCGGGCCTGCGCGCGGCCGGGGCCTACACGACGGGGGGCGCGGAGCTCGCGGTGTTCACGAGCGCCGGCCAGCGCGCCTACACGCCGCTGTCGGTGGCACAGCTGACGCTCGTCGTCGACGGGCCCTCGTCGTCGGGCTACGCCGAGCAGGGCGGACGCACGACGGAGGCCATCGACGCCGAGGCCGTCGCCCGCAACGCCGTGGGGAAGGCCCGTGCGGGCGCCAAGCCCGTCACGGTGGCCCCCGGAGACTGGCCGGTCGTCCTCGAACCCGCCGCAACGGGCACGCTCGTGCAGTTCCTCGCCTACCTCGGCTTCGGCGCGAAGGCGTATCTCGAGGGGCGCGCGTTCACGAGCGGGCGCATGGGCGCGCGCGTCGTCGCGCCCGAGGTCTCGATCGTCGACGATGCGCTCTCCCCCGACACCGTCGGCTTTCCCTTCGACTTCGAGGGCACCCCCAAGGAGCGTGTCGAGCTGCTGCGGGGCGGTGTCGTGTGGGGGGTCGTGCACGACCGGTTCACGGCGGCGCAGGCCGGCGTGGCCTCCACCGGCCACGGGCTGCTCGCGCCGAACCCCTACGGCCCACTGGCCCTGAACCCCGTGATGACCCCGGGCGAAGGAGGGCGCATCGACGAGCTCGTCGCCGGGTGCGAGCGCGGGCTGCTCGTCACGCGGTTCCACTACGCCAACGTCATCGAGCCGATGGAGACGCTGCTGACCGGCATGACCCGCGACGGCACCTTCCTCATCGAGAACGGACGCCTGTCCGCGGGGGTACGCAACCTGCGGTTCACCCAGTCGGTCCTCGGGGCGCTGCGCGAGGTCGACGCCGTCAGCTCCGAGACGGCCTATGCGTCGGAGCTGTTCTTAGCCGGGAGCCTCTTCCCAGCGCTGCGCCTGCCGGCGTTCACCTTCACCGGCACGACGACGTTCGGCTGA
- a CDS encoding MFS transporter, whose product MAEAGGAALAVAVACCGLVLAALPVFLVGGLAVQIRAELDFSEAALGMAVSGALLTGAAAAPIGGRVADRLGARTAVLTGSCLSALALVGIFAAASSWAHVAVMLALSGLALALTDPGLAILIARAVPVSRQGLGFGLKEAAIPIATLAAGLAVPGIALTFGWRWASVIGLAPLVGLAVILPRVDLSTRADAIAPAPAPATTGTGDASPPTAFVLVAAAAGLGSAAASGVGIFLTESAVAMGLSPSSAGLLLAVGSVAGIIARIATGVLADRRGGPQLGVVTWMLIVGAGAMALGATGTGPLLVAGTVGAFAAGWGWSGLLFLSLVRARPDAPGTAAGIGVAGLAAGNALGPLLFGVTAQAVSFGAAWAGAAGVAGIAALLMRLARARLPAAASAAPA is encoded by the coding sequence ATGGCTGAAGCCGGGGGCGCTGCCCTGGCCGTGGCGGTGGCGTGCTGCGGGCTCGTCCTCGCCGCGCTGCCCGTCTTCCTCGTCGGGGGACTCGCGGTGCAGATCCGCGCGGAGCTCGACTTCAGCGAGGCGGCGCTCGGCATGGCGGTGTCCGGGGCGCTGCTGACGGGCGCCGCCGCCGCGCCGATCGGCGGACGCGTGGCCGACCGCCTCGGCGCACGCACCGCCGTGCTCACCGGCAGCTGCCTGAGCGCCCTCGCGCTCGTGGGCATCTTCGCCGCAGCCAGCAGCTGGGCGCACGTGGCGGTCATGCTCGCCCTGTCGGGGCTTGCCTTGGCGCTCACCGACCCGGGGCTGGCAATCCTCATCGCGCGTGCGGTACCGGTCTCCCGGCAGGGTCTCGGCTTCGGGCTCAAGGAGGCGGCGATCCCGATCGCGACGCTCGCTGCGGGGCTGGCCGTGCCCGGCATCGCCCTGACGTTTGGCTGGCGCTGGGCGTCGGTGATCGGGCTCGCACCGCTCGTGGGTCTTGCGGTCATTCTGCCGCGGGTCGACCTCTCCACGCGTGCCGACGCGATCGCTCCGGCGCCCGCCCCCGCGACGACGGGCACGGGCGACGCCTCACCACCCACCGCGTTCGTGCTCGTGGCCGCCGCGGCGGGACTCGGAAGCGCGGCGGCGAGCGGTGTCGGCATATTTCTCACCGAGAGCGCCGTCGCCATGGGGCTGTCCCCGTCGAGCGCCGGACTGCTCCTCGCTGTCGGCAGCGTCGCGGGGATCATCGCCCGGATCGCCACAGGTGTGCTCGCCGACCGCCGTGGCGGTCCGCAGCTGGGCGTCGTCACATGGATGCTGATCGTGGGCGCCGGTGCCATGGCGCTCGGCGCCACCGGCACCGGGCCGCTGCTCGTCGCCGGCACCGTCGGCGCCTTCGCGGCGGGCTGGGGATGGTCGGGACTGCTGTTCCTCTCCCTGGTCCGGGCGCGTCCGGACGCGCCCGGGACCGCGGCCGGCATCGGCGTCGCGGGTCTCGCGGCCGGAAACGCGCTCGGACCGCTGCTGTTCGGGGTGACCGCCCAGGCAGTGTCGTTCGGTGCGGCGTGGGCAGGCGCGGCCGGGGTGGCGGGGATCGCCGCCCTGCTCATGCGCCTGGCGCGGGCCCGCTTGCCGGCCGCGGCGAGCGCCGCACCCGCGTAG
- a CDS encoding alpha/beta hydrolase: MDGEELWVASDATSLRLVAYDGPGAGGPSVVALHGLVTAVDVLRGAVVGFDPYRRLAAEGLNVLALDWPGHGRSGGRRGHLTYRGAMAAAAAATACARQRWGGPVGLFGTALGGVLAFYAALEGSGVGAVACHNVLDLRDIRPILQRTRQGVLLPAAGLLRRRLSPRRQEAITIPASTVVATADLAEDPRLARTLSRHPLSVRRYTLAGLGSILLTPEDKPDVSAQAVPTFVAVGSNDRVLPETTTRAFASRLTVDSELWVLPGGGHQMALEHPDALLPVAAGFLKRHLAGGR, translated from the coding sequence GTGGACGGCGAGGAGCTGTGGGTGGCCAGCGACGCGACGTCGCTGCGTCTCGTCGCCTACGACGGTCCGGGGGCGGGCGGCCCCTCCGTGGTGGCCCTGCACGGCCTCGTCACCGCCGTCGACGTGCTTCGCGGGGCGGTGGTGGGTTTCGACCCCTACCGGCGGCTCGCCGCCGAGGGCTTGAACGTCCTCGCCCTCGACTGGCCGGGGCACGGGCGCAGCGGCGGGCGCCGCGGTCACCTCACGTACCGGGGGGCGATGGCCGCCGCGGCCGCGGCGACCGCCTGCGCCCGGCAGCGCTGGGGAGGGCCGGTGGGGCTGTTCGGCACCGCCCTCGGGGGCGTCCTCGCGTTCTACGCCGCGCTCGAGGGCAGCGGGGTGGGGGCCGTGGCCTGCCACAACGTGCTCGACCTGCGCGACATCCGTCCGATCCTGCAGCGCACCCGCCAGGGCGTCCTGCTGCCGGCGGCGGGCCTCCTGCGCCGCCGCCTTTCCCCCCGGCGTCAGGAGGCGATCACCATCCCCGCGTCGACGGTGGTGGCCACCGCCGACCTCGCGGAGGACCCCCGGCTCGCCCGGACCCTGAGCCGCCACCCGCTGTCGGTGCGCCGCTATACCCTCGCGGGGCTCGGTTCCATCCTGCTCACCCCGGAGGACAAGCCCGACGTGAGCGCCCAGGCCGTGCCGACGTTCGTCGCGGTGGGGTCGAACGACCGGGTCCTGCCGGAGACGACCACCCGGGCGTTCGCCTCCCGCCTGACGGTCGACTCCGAGCTGTGGGTGCTGCCCGGCGGCGGCCACCAGATGGCGCTCGAGCACCCCGACGCCCTGCTGCCCGTCGCGGCCGGCTTCCTGAAGCGCCACCTCGCCGGGGGGCGGTAG
- a CDS encoding NAD(P)-dependent oxidoreductase produces MSGHVTLVTGGTGFLGSHLVEALRRRGKAVRTCGRGARPPGLADDVDYRQADLTAGPLDALVEGTGAIVHAAGAASSTSTPQEMEAVNVAGTQHLLEAAYEAGVPRVVYVSTSSVYGKEVALPQPVVEEAECHPGPGYAESKWRAEQAAWEFTRKGLPVTVLRPATIFGPGAVKLVASTILDAAIERHAGLGAFSVPREPVEMRLVHVDDVVAACLHLAQVDAAPGRAFNLDSGVYPSSHEVAAAVTRALGMALELTDDPTPGLSYEERQATHDRMLAAGMRGDIILSKQRIRYLNKANRNNRLSLAALAGTGFRPRVTGIPGAIQANAGWYAEHRWII; encoded by the coding sequence GTGAGCGGCCACGTCACGCTCGTCACCGGCGGCACGGGGTTCCTCGGGTCGCACCTCGTGGAGGCCCTGCGCCGTCGCGGGAAGGCCGTGCGCACGTGCGGTCGCGGTGCCCGCCCACCGGGGCTGGCCGACGACGTGGACTACCGGCAGGCCGACCTCACGGCGGGGCCGCTCGACGCGCTCGTCGAGGGCACGGGCGCCATCGTGCACGCCGCGGGCGCCGCGAGCTCGACCTCCACGCCGCAGGAGATGGAGGCGGTCAACGTCGCCGGCACCCAGCACCTGCTGGAGGCCGCGTACGAGGCAGGGGTGCCACGGGTCGTGTACGTGAGCACCTCCTCGGTGTACGGCAAGGAGGTCGCCCTGCCGCAGCCGGTCGTCGAGGAAGCCGAGTGCCACCCGGGGCCCGGCTACGCGGAGAGCAAGTGGCGGGCCGAGCAGGCGGCGTGGGAGTTCACCCGCAAGGGCCTGCCGGTGACGGTGCTGCGGCCGGCGACCATCTTCGGGCCCGGGGCGGTGAAGCTCGTCGCGAGCACGATCCTCGACGCCGCGATCGAGCGCCACGCCGGCCTCGGCGCGTTCTCCGTCCCACGCGAACCCGTCGAGATGCGCCTCGTCCACGTCGACGACGTCGTCGCGGCCTGCCTGCACCTCGCGCAGGTCGACGCGGCCCCCGGACGCGCGTTCAACCTCGACTCCGGCGTGTACCCGTCGAGCCACGAGGTCGCCGCGGCCGTCACCCGGGCTCTCGGCATGGCGCTCGAGCTGACCGACGACCCAACCCCCGGGCTCTCCTACGAGGAGCGGCAGGCGACCCACGACCGGATGCTCGCGGCCGGCATGCGCGGCGACATCATCCTGTCCAAGCAGCGCATCCGCTACCTCAACAAGGCCAACCGCAACAACCGGCTCAGCCTTGCGGCCCTGGCCGGCACCGGCTTCCGGCCCCGGGTGACCGGCATCCCCGGCGCGATCCAGGCGAACGCCGGGTGGTACGCCGAGCACCGCTGGATCATCTGA